The Aquificaceae bacterium genome includes a region encoding these proteins:
- a CDS encoding S41 family peptidase: protein MGAPIFLVLLLLHISFAGEDCPKDELLKRIGVLMERHYLWWDRIKDTQWKNEQELIEQIRKIGDRWTSITRQEEDRLWYSSSKMVGLGVRWDDRGYVVKVFPGSPAEKYGVREGDLIVSINGVSDKNQWRRVIREAEKGEVISLEIIRDGLFMDIRAVKGEFSVPVIEEMALGRHGDKNIGYIKLTNFTQPAVEQFREAMEKFNAGNIDILILDLRDNGGGLISVAKGIVDMLIGGEGVMFYLEGRGRNLGIYQFTNREGFNKPIVVLVNRQTASAAELVATLLKRYKGAVIVGENTVGKYVGSNMYLLDSCGNVLRLITFEMKLPSGEPVTTEKGISPDCKLEGGNPIERSLECLSTHSAGASPVGQP from the coding sequence ATGGGTGCACCCATCTTTTTGGTGCTTTTGCTCCTTCATATCTCCTTTGCAGGTGAAGACTGTCCAAAAGATGAGCTATTAAAAAGGATTGGCGTGCTCATGGAAAGGCACTATCTATGGTGGGACAGGATAAAGGATACTCAGTGGAAGAATGAACAGGAGCTAATAGAACAGATAAGAAAAATAGGAGACAGATGGACATCCATAACAAGGCAGGAAGAAGACAGGCTCTGGTATTCAAGCTCAAAGATGGTGGGTCTGGGTGTGCGGTGGGACGACAGGGGCTATGTGGTAAAGGTTTTTCCCGGATCTCCCGCTGAAAAGTATGGGGTCAGAGAAGGCGACCTGATAGTATCCATAAACGGTGTGAGCGATAAAAACCAGTGGAGAAGGGTTATAAGAGAGGCGGAGAAAGGTGAAGTTATAAGCCTTGAAATAATAAGGGATGGGCTTTTTATGGACATAAGAGCGGTAAAGGGTGAATTTTCAGTGCCCGTGATAGAAGAGATGGCCTTAGGGAGACATGGCGATAAGAATATAGGATACATTAAGCTCACCAATTTTACACAGCCCGCGGTAGAACAGTTCAGGGAGGCGATGGAAAAATTCAATGCCGGCAACATAGATATACTTATTCTTGACCTAAGGGATAATGGCGGTGGGCTAATATCTGTGGCAAAAGGCATAGTGGATATGCTGATAGGAGGGGAGGGCGTCATGTTCTATCTTGAAGGCAGGGGAAGAAACCTGGGAATTTATCAGTTTACAAACAGGGAGGGTTTTAATAAGCCCATTGTGGTGCTTGTTAACAGACAAACGGCATCCGCAGCAGAGCTGGTTGCCACTCTTCTCAAAAGGTATAAGGGGGCAGTCATAGTGGGAGAAAACACTGTGGGTAAGTATGTGGGGAGCAACATGTATCTTCTTGATTCCTGTGGTAATGTTCTCAGGCTAATCACCTTTGAGATGAAACTTCCAAGCGGTGAACCCGTGACCACTGAAAAGGGTATTAGTCCTGACTGCAAGCTGGAAGGGGGAAATCCTATAGAGCGTTCTCTTGAGTGTCTTTCCACTCACTCTGCAGGAGCATCTCCCGTAGGACAGCCCTGA